The sequence TGTTCGTAGGTCTCGTCCGAGACCAGGTATGCGTCGTACCTTTCGGCGAGTTCGCCGAGCAGCGCGAGCTCCGACTCGTGCAGCACCCGGCCGGCCGGATTCCACGGCGTGTTCAGAAAGACCAACCGGGTACGGGAGTTGAACGCCTCGGTCAGCCGCTGCGGGTCCAGCCGGAAGTCCGGAAAGTCGCAGGAAACGTAGCGCACCGTCGCCCCGGCCGCGCTCACGACGGGCGGATACTGCTCGTAGAAGGGCTCCAACACGATCGCCTCGTCGCCCGGTTCGAGCAGCCCGATCGCGGCACACCAGATCGCCTCGCTGGCACCGGCGGTCACCGTCACCTCGGTCTCCGGGTCGACCTGCCGGTGGTGGCGCCGCAGCAGGTCGGCGGCGACCGCCTCACGCAGCGCGGGCAGGCCGATGCTGAGGCTGTACTGGTGCCCACCGCGACGAATCGCATCGTCGGCGGCCTGCAGCAGCGCGGCCGGTGGGCCGAAGTCCGGCGCGCCCTGGGCCAGGTTCACCGCCTGCTGCTGCGCCGCCAGCTGGCTCATCGCCGTGAAGATCGAGGTTCCGTACGGGCGCAGATCGCTGCGGAGCAGGGTCACGCCGGCACCTCCGACCCGGTGACGACGGCCCGGCCGCCGACGGTGGTGGTGGTGAAGATCCGGCCACCGTTGAGGATCCCGTGGGGATCGAGCGCCTGCTTCAACAACCGCATCGTCGCGACCTCCTCGGGCCGGCGAGAATAGGCCAGGTACGGCTCCTTCTCGAAGCCGATACCGTGTTCGGCGGAGATCGACCCCTGGAAGCGCTCCACATTGCGGTACACGATGTGCTCCACCTCCGTCTTGCGCTTGCGGGTGGTCTCACCGGTGACGACCGCGATGTGCACGTTGCCGTCGCCCAGGTGCCCGAAGACCTGTAACGACACCTGCGGCCACAGCTCGCGCAGCTCCCGCTCGACACTTGCCAGGTAGGTCTTGAGCGAGGTGGCGGGCAGGCTCACGTCGAAGCCGAACAGCGGCAGCTCGCCACCGAGGATGAGCGACGGGATCCGCTCCCGTACCGCCCACAGCGCCGCCACCTCGGTCGGCCCCAGCCCGACGGCGGACTCGGCGATCAGGTCGGCGCAGGCGGCCAACCCGGCGACGAACCGCTCGCTGTCTCCCGCCGGATCCGAACCCTGCATCTCCACCAGCGCGTAGACCGGATATCGGCCGGTCAGTGGCGTACGTACCGTGTCCCGCAGCGGCAGGATCAGCTGGTACGCCTCGTCCCAGATCGCCTCGAACGCGCTGATCGAGCCCGGCAGCGCCGCGCGGAGCCGGCCCAGCAGCGCGAGTGCCGCGTCGACGCCGGACACTCCGCAGAAGGCCACGTGGCGGGTCCGGGGCAGCGGCTGCAGGCGCAGCACCGCGCGGGTGATCACCCCGAGCGTGCCCTCGGAGCCGATGAAGAGGTGCTTGAGGTCGTATCCGGCGTTGTTCTTGACCAGTTTGTGCAGCCCCGGCAGCGTGGTGCCGTCGGCGAGGACCGCCTCGACGCCGAGCACGAGGTCCCGCGTCATGCCGTAGCGCAGCACCCGGTTGCCGCCCGCGTTGGTGGCCAGGCACCCGCCGATCGTGCACGAACCGCGCGACGCCAGGTCCAGCGGGAACATCAACCCGTGCCGCTCCGCGGCCTCCTGCACCTGCTGCAGCGTGGCACCCGCCTGGACCGTCATCGTCGCGCCGACCACGTCGATCTCCTCGATCGCGGTCATCCGTTCCAGCGAGAGCACCACCTCGTGCGCGTCCGGCACCCCGCCACCCACCAGCCCGGTCATGCCGCCCTGCACCACCACCGGCTGGCGCCGGCGATGGCACTCCGCCAGCACCGCAGCAACCTCGGCGGTGCTCGCCGGACGAGCCACCACCGTCGGTGCGCCGATCCGGTCGCTGCCCCACAGGTCCTGCGCGTACCGCGCGCCGATCGCGTCGCCGATCAGCACATGCTCGGCACCGATGAGCCTGGTCAGTGGCGCGACGATGGTCATCGGGTCCTCCTCAGGTCGGCCAGGTGCTGGTAGGCGGAGATGTGCGCGAGACTGGTCCGTACGTGCACCACGACGGGTCCGTAGTGGGCCAGCGCCTTCGACAGCACCGGCTCCACCTCGGCGTCCGCGCCGATGGTGAGACCCAACGCCCCGTACGCGTGGGCGAGCAGCGCGAAGTCCGGGTTGGCCAGGTCGGTCCCGGCGACCCGTCCCGGGTAGGCGCGCTCCTGGTGCTGGCGGATCGTGCCGTAGCTGCCGTTGTCCGCCACGACGATCACCATGCGGGCGCGGCGCTGCACGGCGGTGGCCAGTTCCGTCCCGGTCATCAGGAAGCCACCGTCACCGACCAGGACGACGGTGGGCTCGTCCGGGCGACGCAGCGCGGCGGCCACCCCTGCCGGTACGCCGAATCCCATCGCGCTCGACCCGATGCCCAGCAGCCGGCCGCCGTCGGCGATCCGGTGGTACCGGTGCACCCAGGAGGTGAAGTTGCCCGCGTCGACCGTCACGGTGCCGCGCCCCGCGGTCAGCTGTGTCAACACCGAGACGACCCGGCCGAACACCACCCCGTCGTGGGCGCTGACTGGTCTCCACCGGGCCTGTTCGGCCTCGTGGCCGGTCAACTGTCGGACCCATTCGTCGTCGGCCGGAGCGCGTGGTGGCGCCGCGGCGAGCTGTTCCAGGAAGGCGACGGGGGAGCAGGCGTACGCCAACCGGGGTCGGTAGGCCCCGCCCAGCACGGTCGGGTCCGGGTACACGTGCACCAGTGCTGTGGCCGGGTCGGGCACCGTGTACCGCTGGGTGCTGACGGCGTCGAGCCGGGTGCCGACGGCCAGCACGAGGTCGCTCCGGCCAACCAGGTCGCGCTGTCGCTGCTGGGTGGCCAGGTGCAGGTGTCCCGCGTACAGCGGGTCGGTGTTGTCGAACAGGTCCTGCCGCTTGTTCGTCACCAGCACCGGGAGGCGGTGCCGGCGGGCGGCTACCCGCAGTGCGTGCCGACCGTCGGGGCTGTCCAGTCGACCGCCGGCGAGCAGCACCGGCCGCTCGCTGCCGGACAGCAGAGCCAGGGTGCGGGCCACCGCGTCGGCGGGCGGCAGGGCGGGTTCGGCCACCGTCGGTGGCCCCCGACGGACGGTGGCACCGACTCGGTCAGCACGTCCTCCGGGACCACGAGCACCGCCGGCCCGGGCACTCCGCCGCGGGCCGCGGCAAAGGCGCGGGAGGTGAACTCGGCGACGTGGTGCGGGTGCTCGACGGTGAAGACCCCCCGGGACATCCCGGCGAAGGCGGCGCGGTGGTCGAGTTCCTGGAAGGATCGCCGCCCCCGCTCGCCGGTGTGGACGTCGCCGACGACCAGCAGCAGGCCGGTGGCGTCGAGGTCCGCAGAGTGCACCGCGATGGCCGCGTTCGTCGCGCCGGGGCCACGGTTGACCAGCACTACCCCGGGCTGCCCGGTGAGCTTCGCGTCGGCCAACGCCATGAACGCCGCCCCGCCTTCGTGCCGGCAGGTGACCAGGTCGATGCCGGCGTCGGCGAGCCCGTCCAGGACCGGCAGGAAGCTTTCGCCCGGTACGCAGAAGATCCGATCCACGCCGTGGGCGCGCAGCGTGGCGACCAGCCGACCGGAGGCCGTCGTCGGGGCCTGACCGGTCACCGGGTGACCTGGACGTCGCGCTCGGGTCGGGTCACCTCGCCGGCGCGGGCCTCGGGCGGGTGGACGATCGTCGCCTCGTCGAAGGTCTGCCCGAACCGCTGGTACTGCATCAGCACGATCGGCGGCGGGCTGTGATGCCAGTGCTCCTCGTCCCGGCGGAACCGCACCGGGCCACGCCACGTGTCGAACTCGTGGGTCTCCAGCGCGTCGATGATGGCCTCCCGGCTCAGTCCGGTGGCGACGTCGGCGGCCTGACCGAGGATCGTCACGTCGGTGAAGGCGTTCAGCGCGTTGTCCGGCGGGAACGAGCCGAACCGTTCGACGTAACGCTGGGTGAACCAGCGTCCGATCTCGGTCAGGCCCGGCCAGGACGGCCGGTAAAGCAGCGCCGGCCAGATCACGTGATTGCCGACCTCGCCGGCGAGGCGCCAGTAGTCGTCCGAGCGCATCGGAAACGGAAAGAGCACGACGAGCATCGGCCCGGGCAGCAGCCCGACCTCCGCGGCCTGTTGGATGATCATGTAGTTGGTCCGAACCACACCGCCGTTGATCAGTACGTCCGGCGCGAAGTCCTTGACCGCCCGCAACTCCTCGCGTACGTCGTCGGTGCTGTCCTGCGCGAAGTCGAAGCGGAGCACCTCGACGCCGCGTGCGGTCAGCTCGTCGGCGATGGTGTCGGCGTTCATCAGGCCGAAGACGGTGTCCGCCGCCAGCATCGCCGCCTTGCGTACCCCCTGTTCGACCAGCAGGTCCGCGATCATCGGCGCCCGGTCGGCGATGGTGAAGTAGGTGCGGAACAGGGTGCGGCGGCGTTTCTGGGTGAGCGTGCTGTGCCCGTTCTCCACGAACAGCGGCACGCCGAACAGCTCCGCGGCCTCCGAGACCCCGGGCGCGGTCCGCAGGTGCCACTGCCCGATGACCGCGTGCACCTGGTCCACGAGCGCGAGCTTGGCCAGCGCACCGACGGCGCTGCGCTGCATGATCTCGCCCTCCTCCATGGGCTGGTCGTTCTGCAGCACCAGCCGCACCGGCAGGCCACCGCGCACGCCGCCCCGTTCGTTGAGGTACTCCGCGCCGAGGCAGGCCGCCCTGGTGATCAGCTCACCGGCGGTGGCGTCGCCGGGGCCGGTGACGGGCGTCAGCAGGCCGATGGTGAACGCCTGCTTCGCCTCCGCCGTGGGCTCGTTGGTGGCCGCGATCAGTGCGGCCGCGCGAGATTGAGGGGTGGTCACGGTGGTCCTCCCTGGGGCCGGTGTCGCTGCTATGGATCGGGATGGGTCACGGACGTCGGAGCGCGGCGAAGTCCCGGGCCAGGTGCATCGGGTCGAGGCCGTAGTCCTCGGCGCGGTAGCGGTAGGCGCCGGTGCTGTACTGCGGATGGGCGGCGAGGTATCGACGCATGGCCGTCTCGGCCGGCCCGTCCAGCCCGACGCCGAGTCGGTCGCAGATCTCGCGCATGGTGGCGATCGGGTCGCGGACCAGGTCGACGTAGTCCGCCTCGATCAGCTGTGCCGTCGGCGGTAGGGCCGCCCGGTCGCGGGCGAAACGGCGTAGCCCGGTGGCGACCGCGGTCGACCACTGTCGACCGATCTCGTGCCGGTCGATGGCATCGGAGCGGGCGCCGCGTACCGTCTCGCAGAGCAGGCAGGTGGAGACGACGGTGACGGCGGGGTCGCGGTGCAGCACCACGATCCGCGCGTCCGGGTAGACCCGCACCAGGTCGGAGAGGTGCCACAGGTGGAACGGGCACTTGAGCACCACGTTCCGGCCGGGGCGACGCCACAGGATCGCCTGCAGCTGGCGCCGGTGGTCGCGGTACGCCGCCAGCATGCCGTTCTCGTCGAGCCAGCGGTCGTACGACGGCACCCGGTACCGCATCCCGTAGACCATGCTGGCGAAGGCGTTA is a genomic window of Micromonospora tarapacensis containing:
- a CDS encoding thiamine pyrophosphate-binding protein codes for the protein MTGQAPTTASGRLVATLRAHGVDRIFCVPGESFLPVLDGLADAGIDLVTCRHEGGAAFMALADAKLTGQPGVVLVNRGPGATNAAIAVHSADLDATGLLLVVGDVHTGERGRRSFQELDHRAAFAGMSRGVFTVEHPHHVAEFTSRAFAAARGGVPGPAVLVVPEDVLTESVPPSVGGHRRWPNPPCRPPTRWPAPWLCCPAASGRCCSPAVDWTAPTVGTHCG
- a CDS encoding thiamine pyrophosphate-dependent enzyme, whose translation is MARTLALLSGSERPVLLAGGRLDSPDGRHALRVAARRHRLPVLVTNKRQDLFDNTDPLYAGHLHLATQQRQRDLVGRSDLVLAVGTRLDAVSTQRYTVPDPATALVHVYPDPTVLGGAYRPRLAYACSPVAFLEQLAAAPPRAPADDEWVRQLTGHEAEQARWRPVSAHDGVVFGRVVSVLTQLTAGRGTVTVDAGNFTSWVHRYHRIADGGRLLGIGSSAMGFGVPAGVAAALRRPDEPTVVLVGDGGFLMTGTELATAVQRRARMVIVVADNGSYGTIRQHQERAYPGRVAGTDLANPDFALLAHAYGALGLTIGADAEVEPVLSKALAHYGPVVVHVRTSLAHISAYQHLADLRRTR
- a CDS encoding sulfotransferase family protein, which translates into the protein MTTQFTLDPAAMLAEASLPVDPRAPYQQGLQRLADALRGEGRLHSRGAAAVHGGLVTALRLRAAVERLHAQVPDVGNVPLRRPIFVTGLLRTGTTLAQNLLTEHPAMRAPALWELMLPVSESGADAEDLADRAQGYVDEYYTVAPLLRSIHFLDARRPDECHRLTGNAFASMVYGMRYRVPSYDRWLDENGMLAAYRDHRRQLQAILWRRPGRNVVLKCPFHLWHLSDLVRVYPDARIVVLHRDPAVTVVSTCLLCETVRGARSDAIDRHEIGRQWSTAVATGLRRFARDRAALPPTAQLIEADYVDLVRDPIATMREICDRLGVGLDGPAETAMRRYLAAHPQYSTGAYRYRAEDYGLDPMHLARDFAALRRP
- a CDS encoding FAD-binding oxidoreductase; translated protein: MTIVAPLTRLIGAEHVLIGDAIGARYAQDLWGSDRIGAPTVVARPASTAEVAAVLAECHRRRQPVVVQGGMTGLVGGGVPDAHEVVLSLERMTAIEEIDVVGATMTVQAGATLQQVQEAAERHGLMFPLDLASRGSCTIGGCLATNAGGNRVLRYGMTRDLVLGVEAVLADGTTLPGLHKLVKNNAGYDLKHLFIGSEGTLGVITRAVLRLQPLPRTRHVAFCGVSGVDAALALLGRLRAALPGSISAFEAIWDEAYQLILPLRDTVRTPLTGRYPVYALVEMQGSDPAGDSERFVAGLAACADLIAESAVGLGPTEVAALWAVRERIPSLILGGELPLFGFDVSLPATSLKTYLASVERELRELWPQVSLQVFGHLGDGNVHIAVVTGETTRKRKTEVEHIVYRNVERFQGSISAEHGIGFEKEPYLAYSRRPEEVATMRLLKQALDPHGILNGGRIFTTTTVGGRAVVTGSEVPA
- a CDS encoding aminotransferase class I/II-fold pyridoxal phosphate-dependent enzyme, which gives rise to MTLLRSDLRPYGTSIFTAMSQLAAQQQAVNLAQGAPDFGPPAALLQAADDAIRRGGHQYSLSIGLPALREAVAADLLRRHHRQVDPETEVTVTAGASEAIWCAAIGLLEPGDEAIVLEPFYEQYPPVVSAAGATVRYVSCDFPDFRLDPQRLTEAFNSRTRLVFLNTPWNPAGRVLHESELALLGELAERYDAYLVSDETYEHLTFDAVAHLPVAGVAACRERTVTISSVSKTFSATGWRVGWAVAPPALTAALRAVKQFVTFAPATPLQLATAAMLRDAPTSGYYDLLRAQYAQRRAVLRDHLERTTLTLAENEGTYFLLGRCPDDDVAYCTDLIRSRGVAAIPASRFYADPGRGRGLVRFAFCKRLDTLRLAGDRLTGGG
- a CDS encoding ABC transporter substrate-binding protein, with translation MTTPQSRAAALIAATNEPTAEAKQAFTIGLLTPVTGPGDATAGELITRAACLGAEYLNERGGVRGGLPVRLVLQNDQPMEEGEIMQRSAVGALAKLALVDQVHAVIGQWHLRTAPGVSEAAELFGVPLFVENGHSTLTQKRRRTLFRTYFTIADRAPMIADLLVEQGVRKAAMLAADTVFGLMNADTIADELTARGVEVLRFDFAQDSTDDVREELRAVKDFAPDVLINGGVVRTNYMIIQQAAEVGLLPGPMLVVLFPFPMRSDDYWRLAGEVGNHVIWPALLYRPSWPGLTEIGRWFTQRYVERFGSFPPDNALNAFTDVTILGQAADVATGLSREAIIDALETHEFDTWRGPVRFRRDEEHWHHSPPPIVLMQYQRFGQTFDEATIVHPPEARAGEVTRPERDVQVTR